In one window of Camelina sativa cultivar DH55 chromosome 15, Cs, whole genome shotgun sequence DNA:
- the LOC104748604 gene encoding putative F-box only protein 9 yields the protein MRISDVPAELLEDILSRLPTTSLKTIRFTCKRWNCLIKKNPRFLQASKQSLVLVLKEYKVWRMSVNHDVAAPSKEFDGALSLKDWRFDSEQVDIAAVFHCDGLLLCTTKDNRLVVWNPYLEQTKWIHLKTDHKRDSKFALGYQNTNKSCRSYKILRCWDGYEPNHHVSTVEIYEICSCSWRVLDNVPLDCFIEPNTGVSLKGNTYWLATDEKTDFLLRFDFTTERFKRFCLPPIQNHGKMVLSVVGEEQLLVLLQSYHKLDIEIWMADDDDIDSDAALLWSIYIKVDFKRLSTYFSFPVCWSFLIHEGKEKALCCTIGSYETSSNMVNITGLHDTYYAEIHDEDFTNWQRPIVFSYVPSLVEI from the coding sequence ATGAGGATCTCCGATGTACCGGCTGAGTTGTTAGAGGATATACTCAGTAGACTCCCGACGACGTCTCTGAAAACAATACGATTCACTTGCAAACGATGGAACTGTTTGATAAAGAAAAACCCAAGATTTCTCCAAGCTTCAAAGCAATCTCTAGTTCTCGTGTTGAAAGAATATAAGGTTTGGCGAATGAGCGTCAATCACGATGTTGCTGCTCCATCTAAAGAGTTTGATGGTGCACTTAGCCTTAAGGATTGGCGATTTGATTCAGAACAAGTCGATATAGCCGCAGTTTTCCACTGCGACGGTTTGTTGTTATGCACCACCAAAGACAATAGGCTCGTGGTTTGGAATCCGTATTTGGAGCAAACCAAGTGGATCCATCTCAAAACTGATCACAAGAGAGACTCTAAGTTTGCCCTAGGATACCAAAATACTAACAAGTCTTGTCGGagctacaaaatcttgaggtgTTGGGATGGTTACGAACCAAACCACCATGTTTCTACCGTTGAAATCTATGAGATTTGCTCTTgttcatggagggttcttgatAATGTCCCTCTCGACTGCTTCATAGAACCAAATACTGGTGTGTCTTTGAAGGGAAACACTTACTGGCTTGCTACGGATGAAAAAACAGATTTCTTACTCAGGTTTGATTTTACAACGGAGAGATTTAAACGTTTTTGCCTTCCGCCTATTCAAAATCATGGTAAGATGGTTCTATCAGTTGTTGGGGAAGAACAACTCTTAGTGTTACTTCAGAGCTATCATAAATTAGACATAGAGATTTGGATGgccgatgatgatgatattgataGTGACGCCGCCTTGTTATGGAGTATATACATTAAAGTGGATTTCAAACGCCTCAGTACTTACTTTAGTTTTCCGGTTTGCTGGAGTTTTTTGATCCATGAGGGGAAGGAAAAGGCCTTGTGTTGTACTATAGGTTCTTATGAGACCAGCAGTAACATGGTCAACATTACTGGACTGCACGATACATATTACGCAGAGATCCATGATGAAGATTTTACTAATTGGCAGCGCCCGATTGTCTTCagttatgttccaagtttggttGAAATCTAG